One Pantoea trifolii DNA segment encodes these proteins:
- a CDS encoding 1-aminocyclopropane-1-carboxylate deaminase/D-cysteine desulfhydrase, translating into MKSVEEFERVPLGFFPTPHEPLPRLSEALGITLTIKRDDYSGFGGGGNKVRKLEYLMAEACKTGVNVVITTGGHQSNHARMVAAAARKFGMRPVLVLRGNPPASWQGNLLLDKLFGAEVQFLDPDGYFTQIEGAMQAHADAAVAQGETPMIIPLGGATPLGALGYVRAVEEMAAQLAPSQTPAPDFIVAPTGSGGTLAGLHVGTRRYWPNTRVIGVSVSAKADWFQPRIAGMAQDCADLLQWPQQWQPEDIWIEDGYVGQAYGVPSDGGIAAIYQLAQLEGVLLDPVYTGKAMHGLFSLVEQGRIPQGSRVTFVHCGGSPALYPFADRLLEQ; encoded by the coding sequence ATGAAATCAGTTGAAGAGTTTGAACGCGTTCCGCTCGGCTTCTTCCCCACGCCTCACGAGCCGCTGCCGCGGCTCAGTGAGGCACTTGGGATTACGCTGACGATCAAACGTGATGACTACAGTGGCTTCGGCGGCGGCGGCAACAAAGTCCGCAAGCTGGAGTATCTGATGGCGGAGGCCTGCAAAACAGGCGTGAATGTGGTGATCACCACCGGCGGGCATCAGTCGAACCACGCCCGCATGGTGGCCGCCGCAGCACGCAAGTTTGGTATGCGTCCGGTGCTGGTGCTGCGGGGCAATCCGCCCGCAAGCTGGCAGGGGAATCTGTTGCTGGACAAGCTGTTCGGGGCCGAGGTGCAGTTCCTCGATCCCGACGGCTATTTCACGCAGATTGAAGGTGCGATGCAGGCGCACGCTGATGCGGCTGTCGCGCAAGGTGAAACCCCGATGATTATTCCGCTGGGTGGCGCAACGCCACTCGGCGCATTGGGTTATGTGCGGGCCGTGGAAGAGATGGCGGCGCAGCTGGCACCCAGCCAGACGCCCGCGCCCGACTTCATCGTCGCGCCCACCGGTTCCGGCGGCACGCTGGCGGGATTGCATGTGGGTACGCGCCGCTATTGGCCCAATACCAGGGTGATTGGGGTGAGCGTGAGCGCCAAAGCCGACTGGTTCCAGCCGCGCATTGCCGGCATGGCGCAGGATTGTGCCGATCTGCTGCAATGGCCGCAGCAGTGGCAGCCGGAGGATATCTGGATTGAAGATGGTTATGTCGGTCAGGCATACGGCGTGCCATCGGACGGCGGCATTGCCGCCATCTACCAACTCGCCCAGCTGGAAGGCGTGCTGCTGGATCCGGTTTACACCGGCAAAGCGATGCACGGCCTGTTCTCGCTGGTCGAACAAGGGCGCATTCCGCAAGGATCGCGCGTCACCTTTGTGCATTGTGGCGGTTCTCCGGCGCTCTATCCCTTCGCCGATCGCCTGCTGGAGCAGTAA
- a CDS encoding M20 family metallopeptidase, producing MSRLDATLELLSELTRWPSVAGQLSSQRGLAAWLEQWMVEQLDASVIYPVAAQTDNSPPLVHVRIDNGSAKTVVLYNMYDVMPADDAGWDVPPFVGGVCHWDDLGAVFVGRGAENNKGPVAALLVLLRELQQNQQLDFNIEILLEGEEEIGSGALRRYLAQQPCPIAPAEAVLFPSLCEYGGGAPRVYLGFTGLASGRLSVSGGAWGGPSSAIHASNAGWIANPAWRLVQALNAITPAEHSGVLACNATDDEANQLLATLAAEFSINDELQFRRSQRLMIEGDTLSCLQTLLGSAVLTLAELHSDPPGGRGVIPFRASAELAFRIPPGFDQDAIIEAAQQRLAQADLAGSELQLFDRYPGVRFSRSASGVDALIASYQTLGAAPQIWPWAPGCAPAYAFAAVAPAFLIGGLGHGGNAHAVNEFVTLAGLERFQQSMSLWLNAFNDSAIGRVAPHQGNTAVHKNIGNT from the coding sequence ATGAGTCGCCTTGATGCCACGCTTGAACTGCTGAGTGAACTGACGCGCTGGCCGAGCGTGGCCGGTCAGTTATCCTCGCAGCGCGGTTTGGCTGCCTGGCTGGAACAGTGGATGGTGGAGCAACTCGACGCCAGCGTGATTTATCCGGTGGCGGCGCAAACCGACAATTCTCCGCCGCTGGTGCATGTGCGCATTGATAACGGCAGCGCCAAAACCGTGGTGCTGTACAACATGTATGACGTGATGCCTGCGGATGATGCCGGTTGGGATGTGCCGCCGTTTGTCGGTGGCGTGTGTCACTGGGACGATCTCGGCGCGGTCTTTGTCGGACGCGGCGCAGAGAACAATAAAGGCCCAGTCGCCGCCCTGCTGGTCCTGCTGCGCGAACTGCAGCAGAACCAGCAGCTCGATTTCAATATTGAAATCCTGCTCGAAGGCGAAGAGGAAATCGGCAGCGGCGCACTGCGACGTTATCTGGCGCAGCAGCCTTGCCCGATCGCGCCCGCTGAAGCGGTGCTGTTCCCCTCACTGTGTGAATACGGAGGCGGCGCACCGCGCGTCTATCTCGGCTTTACCGGACTGGCCAGCGGACGCCTGAGCGTCAGCGGCGGCGCATGGGGCGGACCTTCCTCCGCGATTCATGCCAGCAACGCCGGTTGGATCGCCAATCCGGCATGGCGCTTAGTGCAAGCACTGAATGCCATCACGCCAGCCGAACACAGCGGCGTGCTGGCGTGTAATGCCACGGACGATGAGGCGAATCAGTTATTGGCGACCTTAGCCGCCGAATTCAGCATTAATGATGAACTGCAGTTCCGTCGCAGCCAGCGCCTGATGATTGAGGGCGACACGCTGAGCTGCCTGCAAACGCTGCTCGGCAGCGCGGTTTTAACGCTGGCCGAACTGCACAGCGATCCGCCGGGCGGACGCGGCGTCATCCCGTTCCGAGCCAGCGCGGAACTGGCGTTTCGCATTCCGCCGGGTTTCGATCAGGACGCGATAATTGAAGCCGCGCAGCAGCGCCTGGCGCAAGCCGATTTAGCCGGCAGCGAGCTGCAACTGTTCGATCGCTATCCCGGCGTGCGCTTTAGCCGCAGCGCCAGCGGCGTCGATGCCTTGATCGCCAGCTATCAAACGCTGGGCGCGGCACCGCAAATCTGGCCGTGGGCACCGGGCTGTGCACCCGCCTACGCTTTCGCGGCCGTCGCCCCCGCCTTTCTGATTGGCGGATTAGGCCACGGCGGCAACGCCCACGCCGTCAATGAGTTTGTCACGCTGGCGGGACTCGAACGCTTCCAGCAATCCATGAGCTTATGGCTCAACGCATTCAATGATTCGGCCATTGGCCGGGTCGCGCCACACCAGGGAAACACCGCAGTACATAAAAATATAGGTAACACATAA
- a CDS encoding ABC transporter permease, giving the protein MLNILLNRLGQSILVLLGVSLLIFFSLHMTGDPAALMMPPGSSQQEIDTFRHSMGFDRPLLWQYSHYLGGVLHGDFGESLRYSQPVLALIAERLPATALLAVSALAWSSLLGLLLGIISALRPHSMWDLLCRLLAFSGQAIPVFWLGLLLILLFSLKLQWLPSSGYGTFAALVMPALSLGAFYMSAVARLTRASLLDVLQQDYIRTARAKGLSAWRIVVRHGLRNALIPVITVQGMYFASLLGGALVTEIIFAWPGIGRLAIQAIQNRDFPLVQAIVLLAAVVFVAINLLIDLLYLVLNPRIRL; this is encoded by the coding sequence ATGCTGAACATTCTGCTCAATCGCCTTGGCCAGTCGATATTAGTGCTGCTTGGCGTGTCGCTGCTGATTTTCTTTAGCCTGCACATGACGGGCGATCCGGCGGCGCTGATGATGCCGCCCGGCTCCAGCCAGCAGGAGATTGATACGTTCCGTCACAGCATGGGCTTTGATCGTCCGCTGCTGTGGCAATACAGCCACTATCTTGGCGGTGTGCTGCACGGCGATTTTGGTGAATCATTGCGCTACAGCCAGCCGGTGTTGGCGCTGATTGCCGAGCGCTTGCCCGCCACGGCGCTGCTGGCGGTGAGTGCGCTGGCGTGGAGTTCGCTGCTTGGTCTGCTGCTGGGCATTATCAGCGCCCTGCGACCGCACAGCATGTGGGATTTGCTGTGCCGCCTGCTGGCCTTCTCCGGCCAGGCGATTCCGGTGTTCTGGCTGGGGCTGCTGCTGATTTTGCTGTTTAGCCTGAAGTTACAGTGGCTGCCTTCCAGCGGTTACGGCACTTTCGCCGCGTTGGTGATGCCCGCACTCAGCCTTGGTGCGTTTTACATGAGCGCCGTAGCACGCTTGACGCGCGCCAGCCTGCTGGATGTGCTGCAACAGGATTATATCCGTACCGCGCGCGCCAAAGGGCTCAGCGCCTGGCGCATCGTGGTACGCCACGGTTTGCGTAACGCACTGATTCCGGTGATCACCGTGCAGGGCATGTATTTCGCCTCGCTGCTCGGCGGCGCATTGGTAACAGAGATTATTTTTGCCTGGCCGGGCATTGGTCGTCTGGCGATTCAGGCGATTCAAAACCGCGACTTCCCGCTGGTGCAGGCGATTGTGTTGCTCGCTGCGGTGGTGTTTGTGGCGATCAATTTGCTGATCGACCTGCTCTATCTGGTGCTGAACCCGAGGATTCGTTTATGA